From Methanococcus maripaludis, the proteins below share one genomic window:
- a CDS encoding MFS transporter → MLSKDNIGKMMKYRWVIFAVLALVYFFVYFHRVSPAVMAGDLMTTFGVGATSMGLLGSVYFYAYALMQIPSGIMSDKFGPRRVVAVFTLVAAAGAILTGIATDFNMVILGRLLIGVGVAAVYIPIMKMLSIWFRKNEFATQSGVMLAVGNIGALSAAAPLAYLNTSLGWQTVFMGLGVASVALAILSYIVIRDKPSEMGFPNIEDIEAQENGETVSAEAKPAENISIMDSIKMVLGKKSFWPLAIWFFFYYGSLMAYQGLWAGPYFKDILGWDKATYASLLTFIGIGLILGCPVSGYLADKVLKSRKKTLIIGTVMYTLLWFAVWYFNGMDNPLFYKILYLLFGFFAGFFVVCYGQVKSLFPISITGTSTSILNFFPFFGGALLQQVCGLLIASYGLNALGGYTSAGYQMAWLLLAVGMVIATICVYFSEEKGL, encoded by the coding sequence ATGTTATCAAAGGACAACATCGGCAAAATGATGAAATACCGGTGGGTAATCTTTGCAGTTCTTGCGTTAGTTTACTTCTTCGTGTACTTTCACAGGGTATCTCCTGCAGTTATGGCTGGAGATCTTATGACAACGTTTGGAGTAGGGGCAACTTCAATGGGTCTACTCGGATCAGTTTATTTTTATGCATATGCATTAATGCAGATTCCTTCAGGGATAATGTCTGATAAATTCGGACCTAGAAGGGTCGTTGCTGTTTTTACACTTGTTGCAGCAGCAGGTGCAATTCTTACAGGTATTGCAACTGATTTTAACATGGTTATATTAGGAAGGCTTTTAATCGGTGTTGGTGTAGCTGCAGTATACATCCCGATAATGAAAATGCTTTCAATCTGGTTTAGAAAAAACGAATTTGCTACTCAAAGTGGCGTTATGCTTGCAGTAGGAAACATTGGGGCATTATCCGCAGCAGCACCACTTGCTTACCTTAATACATCATTAGGTTGGCAGACTGTATTCATGGGACTTGGTGTAGCATCAGTCGCTCTTGCAATTCTTTCATATATTGTTATTAGGGATAAGCCATCAGAAATGGGATTCCCAAATATTGAAGATATTGAAGCTCAGGAAAATGGCGAAACTGTTTCAGCAGAAGCAAAACCTGCAGAAAACATATCTATTATGGATTCTATTAAAATGGTACTCGGTAAAAAATCATTCTGGCCCTTGGCAATATGGTTTTTCTTTTACTATGGATCATTAATGGCATACCAAGGACTTTGGGCAGGCCCATACTTTAAAGATATTTTAGGTTGGGACAAAGCAACATATGCAAGCCTTTTAACGTTTATCGGAATTGGTTTGATCTTAGGATGTCCTGTTTCAGGATATCTCGCAGATAAAGTTTTAAAATCAAGAAAAAAGACATTAATTATCGGTACAGTAATGTACACATTATTATGGTTTGCAGTCTGGTACTTTAACGGAATGGACAATCCATTATTCTATAAAATATTATACTTATTATTCGGATTCTTCGCAGGATTCTTCGTTGTATGCTACGGACAGGTGAAATCATTATTTCCTATCTCAATAACAGGAACTTCCACGTCAATCCTCAATTTCTTCCCATTCTTTGGTGGTGCACTGCTCCAGCAAGTTTGCGGGTTGTTAATCGCAAGCTACGGGCTTAATGCATTAGGGGGATACACAAGTGCAGGATACCAGATGGCATGGTTATTACTTGCTGTTGGAATGGTTATTGCAACAATTTGCGTTTATTTCTCTGAAGAAAAAGGACTTTAA
- a CDS encoding uroporphyrinogen decarboxylase family protein: protein MKKTFSCVSDKLENIPKELTESKNLKFPNVHENLIDMVEFSKIMKEYRKDLFCRVPFCMTVEAESLGAKINMGDEKYGPRAKEYAFKNLDELESITPIDLTSGRIKTVLGAIRELKESGEIPILAVEGPFTIFSSLIDSTAFYKELRKNPDQANEFLNFLEDEIVKYILSGIENGAKIISFGDPAGSIDIVGPKVFREYSGKIAKNIIEKVRLKEKNCIIHLCGLTSVALENEGMCKFNPLNCDSETYGKAIYELIHENTKTKIIGHNCIKKSIYKIPKNTVWEIKE, encoded by the coding sequence ATGAAAAAAACATTTTCATGTGTCAGTGACAAGTTAGAAAACATTCCAAAAGAATTAACTGAATCTAAAAATTTAAAATTTCCAAATGTACACGAAAATCTTATCGATATGGTGGAATTTTCAAAAATAATGAAAGAATATAGGAAAGACTTATTTTGTAGAGTTCCATTCTGTATGACCGTTGAAGCAGAATCATTGGGTGCTAAAATTAACATGGGCGATGAAAAATACGGCCCAAGAGCTAAAGAATACGCTTTTAAAAATTTAGATGAATTAGAATCCATAACACCAATTGATCTAACCTCAGGTAGGATTAAAACAGTTCTTGGTGCTATTCGTGAATTAAAAGAATCTGGTGAAATTCCAATTCTTGCAGTTGAGGGGCCATTTACTATATTTTCATCTTTGATAGATTCGACAGCATTTTATAAAGAACTTAGAAAAAATCCGGACCAAGCAAACGAATTTTTGAATTTTTTAGAGGATGAAATCGTAAAGTATATTCTTTCAGGAATTGAAAACGGGGCTAAAATTATTTCTTTTGGAGATCCTGCAGGAAGTATCGACATAGTGGGTCCAAAAGTATTTAGGGAATACAGCGGAAAAATTGCCAAAAATATTATAGAAAAAGTTAGATTAAAAGAAAAAAACTGTATTATTCATCTTTGTGGATTAACATCTGTTGCACTTGAAAATGAAGGAATGTGCAAATTTAATCCATTAAATTGCGATTCTGAAACATATGGGAAAGCAATTTATGAACTAATTCATGAAAATACAAAAACAAAAATTATTGGTCACAACTGTATAAAAAAATCAATCTATAAAATTCCAAAAAATACTGTCTGGGAAATAAAAGAATAA
- a CDS encoding CobW family GTP-binding protein: protein MVKIDVVSGYLGSGKTTFIKHLLNACGNEKVIVIENEFGEIAIDGDLIKNEGFEVYELQQGCICCSIRSNFIEALSKIVDEFEPDRIIVEPTGMGLLSEIIGILSLPKIKQISEINSLTTVVDAENYLEEVEGFGEFFKDQIKNADRLIISKAQFMNYQEIDKIILSLRDLNPNSLIVTQNWEFMAPEEFLKILDNSSENSGKIYRGNVEAAMKGVSSIGLEFTDSFKEKDIENIILELKSGKYGQIMRGKGFLNIDDKTMEFNYVGNDCKLELLNTKKDQKICIIGKELEKEAISELFNNL from the coding sequence GTGGTTAAAATCGACGTTGTATCAGGCTACTTGGGTTCTGGAAAGACGACATTTATAAAACATCTTTTAAACGCCTGTGGGAACGAAAAAGTAATTGTTATTGAAAATGAATTTGGCGAAATTGCAATTGACGGAGATCTTATCAAAAATGAAGGATTTGAAGTATACGAACTTCAACAAGGATGCATTTGCTGTAGCATCAGGTCCAACTTTATCGAAGCGTTAAGCAAAATCGTAGATGAATTTGAACCTGACAGGATTATTGTTGAACCAACAGGAATGGGGCTCTTAAGTGAGATAATCGGGATATTGAGTCTTCCAAAAATCAAACAAATTTCTGAAATAAACTCGCTCACAACCGTAGTTGATGCTGAAAATTATCTCGAAGAAGTTGAAGGATTTGGCGAATTTTTTAAAGATCAAATAAAAAATGCAGACAGACTAATTATCAGTAAAGCTCAGTTTATGAATTACCAAGAAATTGATAAAATTATTTTATCATTAAGGGATTTAAATCCTAATTCATTAATTGTAACTCAAAACTGGGAATTTATGGCTCCAGAAGAATTTTTGAAAATTCTTGACAACAGTTCTGAAAATTCTGGTAAAATATATCGTGGAAACGTTGAAGCTGCAATGAAAGGCGTATCAAGTATTGGACTTGAATTTACTGATTCTTTTAAAGAAAAAGATATTGAAAATATAATTTTAGAACTTAAAAGTGGTAAATATGGACAGATAATGCGTGGAAAGGGTTTTTTAAACATCGATGATAAAACAATGGAGTTTAATTATGTTGGAAATGATTGCAAGTTGGAGCTTTTAAACACAAAAAAAGACCAAAAAATTTGCATAATTGGAAAAGAGCTTGAAAAAGAAGCAATAAGTGAATTATTTAATAATTTATAA